The Komagataeibacter sp. FNDCR2 nucleotide sequence AAAAAGTGGTGGAGTTCACCATAAAATCGGTGGCGGGGCGCGTGCCGGTCATAGCCGGGGCGGGCTCCAACAGCACCGCCGAGGCCGTGGCGATGGCGAAGCGGGCGGAACAGGCCGGGGCGTCTGGCGTGCTGGTCGTAACCCCCTATTACAACAAGCCGACACAGGAAGGGGTTTACCGCCATTTCATGGCCGTGGCCGACGCCATCGGCATTCCCCTTATCCTGTACAATATTCCCGGCCGGTCCGTTATCGACATCTCGGTCGAGACGATGGCGCGCCTGGCCCTGCACCCCAACATCATCGGGGTTAAGGATTCCACGGCCAACCTGCTGCGCCCGCTGCTGGTGCGCCGGGCGGTGAAGAAGCCCTTCAACCAGATATCGGGGGAGGACGGCACCGCCGTCTCGTTCCTTGCCGCCGGGGGGGATGGCTGCATCAGCGTCACCGCCAATGTCGCCCCGGCGCTATGCGCGCAGGTGCAGCAGAGCTGGACGGATGGCCGCACGATGGAGGCCATGGAACTACAGGACCGCCTGCTGCCGCTGCACGACGCCCTGTTCTGTGAAAGCAATCCCGTGCCGGTCAAGTTCGCTGCAAGCGTGCTGGGCCTTATGGGCGAGACATGCCGCCTGCCGCTGGCGCCGCTCAGCGATGCGGGACGGGAAAAGGTAAAGGCCGCGCTCTCCGCCGTCGGGCTGCTGGACTGAACCCATGGCAGCCAGGAACAAGGGTAGCGGCATGATTTCGACAGGA carries:
- the dapA gene encoding 4-hydroxy-tetrahydrodipicolinate synthase, producing the protein MFKGSITALITPMNEDGSLDLPSMSRFIDWQVQQGTSAVVPVGTTGESPTLTHDEHEKVVEFTIKSVAGRVPVIAGAGSNSTAEAVAMAKRAEQAGASGVLVVTPYYNKPTQEGVYRHFMAVADAIGIPLILYNIPGRSVIDISVETMARLALHPNIIGVKDSTANLLRPLLVRRAVKKPFNQISGEDGTAVSFLAAGGDGCISVTANVAPALCAQVQQSWTDGRTMEAMELQDRLLPLHDALFCESNPVPVKFAASVLGLMGETCRLPLAPLSDAGREKVKAALSAVGLLD